Genomic DNA from Halobacteriovorax sp. DA5:
CGGATGAAGTGACTCCAAAGTGAAAATACTTTCCTTCATTAGTCTCTAGTTGCTCAGTAATTGAAGTACAAAAGGCAATAACATCATGTCTTGTTTCACGTTCGATCTCCTTGATTCGCTCAGGATTAACAGTCACAAGATTTAACTTATTCGAAAATGCTTCTTTTATAATTCCGGCATTCTCAAGGGCCTTTGTCAGTGCAATTTCGACTTCAAGAAATTTTTCAAATTTAAATTGCTCGCTCCAAATTTCACTAATCTCTTTCTTTTCGTATCTTTCAATCATAAGTCTTCCAGTTAATTAAAATATAAATCCAACTCCAAGCTGAGCACTTACCCAACTCGCTGATGCTTCAGTCGTAATTGTTTCATCTGAGCTTTCTAATGCCATTAGGTTATAAATAAATCGTGCAGAGAAGTGTAGGCCACTACTTGCTCGATAAATTAGGCCATAGCTTGCATTAAAGCCAATCCCTGATAATTCAGTACCGAAAGCCTCTGAGTCACTTATATTATAAGTAAGATGTGCCTGAATTTCATCGTAAATAGACTTAATATTGATGAAGTCGTTGATTAGGATTGAGCGTCTACTTAGCCCTGCTCCGACTGAGTAAACACTTAGGCTTGCATCAAGGTTATCAAATTGTGTTACACTCGCAACATCAAGTGTATTAAGAGCGCCGTAGAGATTTAGTGAATACCTTTCGCTGTAAAATGTAATTGTACCACTGATTGTATTTGTCGAAGCAAATTCACTTAAGTTTGTAATTCCACCATAATTAAATTCAAGTGAGAAATTATCATCTTTGATATTATAGCGTGAAAGTTCATAGCCATAATCTTCATCAGTGATATTGATATCTTCAAAACTTGTTAAGTCTTGTGCAAAACTAGTTGAGGCTAGTGTTAATAAAAGTAGAGTAGAGATAAAACTTAATTTTTTCATTATTGTCCTCCTCCCTTAATAATGGCCTTATCAAAGGCTTGGTCAGGAAGATTTTCTAGACCTACAATTTGGGCCAGTTCAACTCTCTTGGCCAGGTATTGAAATTTAATAATCGACTCTCTCGTTAGTGAGTCAAAGTAGTCCTGCATCGCTAATTGGTACTCAAGATAACGTGTCTTACGATTTGTATATTGATAAAGAGCTGTCTCCATTCTCTTTTTTAACGAGTCATTACGGGATTTAATAATATTTAGATGCTCAACTGCAGAGTTTAAAAAGTTGAAGATATTAACAATGGCCTCTTCAACCTTTCTTCTTGTAAGACTTAAATCATACATGGCCTTTTCTTTTTCTAGTCTTGCATTTGCAAGTTTTCTACGATTAAAAAGTCCACCGTCCCCAAAGATTGTCCAACTTGCGTTTAAGCTGGCCACAAGATCAATATTTGAATTACCAACTGATGTCGTGTAGTAGTCATTTGTTACAGAGCTGCCGTCAAAAATTTGAGAATAAGTTCCAAAATTTACTGTAATTTTTGGAAGAGGAAGATTGTCTCTTACTGCAATTTCATACTCGCGGTTTTTAATATTTCTTTCGACTTTCTTATCAAGAATAAATGGTGAAACTTTTCTGGCCGTAGCGATGGCATTGTCTCTGCTATAAGTCGACTTTTCGTATTGATAATCGTCTTTGATGAAATAAAGTGTTCCTGGAGGATCATTTAAACGTTTGGCCATATCTTCTGAAGCGATATTTTCATTTGTCTTAGCGTCAGTATAGGCTTCTTGAGCTCTTAAGTACTCTGAGCGAGATTGGTAGTACTCGTGTTTTGTAATTTTCTTCTGTAATACTTTTTCTCGGTTCATACGATAAACAAGAGTAGCGCGTTGAAGGTATTGGCGAGCAATGATCTTCAAGTCTTTAGCGTGAATCAGTCTTACATATTCACGAACGAGTTCCTGTTTAAACTCACGAAGCGTTTCTTTGTCGCGGTCAATTTGACGCTCAAGTGATTCTTTTTCATTCTTATAATTAAGGTAGTCCTTACCCCAATTGAAAAGCGTATATTCTCCAAGCTCCAGTCCAACACTTCCGCTCGCTGTACGAGGTAGGCGAGTTAAGTCATTATTTCCACTCTTAAGTGTTCCAATTCGCTGTGGGTTTAGTTGCAAGTTAATTTTTGGATTAGGCGTCCAGAACTCTTCTTTTGTATCCTTTAATCTATTTTTTAGAATCTCAATATTTTTGCGACGGATAACATTGTCTTGGTAGCTTCTCATTCCTTGCTCGATTACTGTTCCAATATCGAGTGGACGATAAGCATTTTCATCAACTTTATCTTCACTGGCCTCTTGGATAAAGATTTCAGGAGATTGTTCTAATGCATAAGAAAAGCTTGATAGAAATAGGTAGGCGCAAACAAAGCCTATTGTTTTAGTCATAAGTGAAGTCCCTCTCATTTAGCTAATTGCTAATTTTGTGCGTCTGCTAAAATTATGACTTGCGTGATATGAGATGGCAACACTTGCTCGCTAGAGAGTCAATCCTGGACATCCACGGCGAACAATTTGTTCTTCGAGCTTAATAACTTTCAAGTTCGTAATCTTTAATTCTTGGATGACGCGGTATTGATTGTCTCTTAGCTTTGAGGAAATCGACTTTTTATTATCAGGTGTCGTCTTTAGAAGATTCTTGTTTCGATCTAAGAGAAAAAGCAGTCTTTGACGGTGTTCAACTTTTTCTTGTCTTTGGTTCATTAGTGAGTCGCAACGACGAGAAATACTTGGGTCAGTAATAATTGAATCGGAAATAGTTTGCGCATTAAGTCTATTCTCAATTGAGGCCGTATAAATAAAAACAATGGCACTGAGTGTTAAGGCGAAGTATTTCATGAGATTTATGATATCACACTTTGCAAGTATCACAGGTATTTGTTATTATTTACTGTCAAAAAGGTAAATAATGAACTTAAAAGCTTTGGTATTAATACCATCAAGATTCGCCTCGACTCGTTTCCCCGGAAAACCTCTAGCAAATATCGCCGGCAAGGCAATGGTCTCTCATGTTTATGATGGATGTGCTGGTATTGTTGAAAATTTTCCTGGTTCAAAAGTTTGTGTCGTTACGGATAATGATGAAATTGAAAAAATGTTAAATGAGTCTGGCCGCAATGTGGTTCGAGTCGATGATGATGTTCCGTCGGGAAGTGAAAGAATCTTCTTGGCCTACGATCGTTTTTTTAAAGATGAAAAGTATGACTTCGTTATCAATGTGCAAGGTGATGAGCCATTGATCAAAGCTGACTTACTAACTGAACTATTGCGAATTCATAATTCTCAAAATTTTGATGTAGCGACTGTTATAAAAGAGATGTCGATTGATAATGATCATGAGGATTACTTAAATCCAAATAAGGTGAAGGCCGTCTTTTCAAAAGAGAAAAATATTTGCCATTACTTTACAAGAAGCCCTCATCCATTCAATCGTCAAAAGACACCGGGGCTAAACTGGTATTTACATATTGGTATCTATTCATTCAAACCAGAAGTCCTTAAGAATTTCTGCTCTCTAGGTGAGTCGACTAATGAGAAGATTGAATGTTTAGAGCAATTAAGACTACTTGATAACGGCTACACAATTGGTGCCGCAATTACAGATATGACATTATGTGGAGTTGATACTCCGGAAGATATTCCATTCGTGGAGGGAGTGATAAATGGCAAATAGCCAAAAGAAGTATATTTTCATTACTGGTGGAGTTACAAGTTCTCTTGGAAAAGGCTTAGCAGCTGCTTCAATTGCATCTTTACTAGAAAGACGTGGAATTCGCATTAATATGCTTAAGATGGATCCGTATATCAATGTTGACCCAGGGACAATGAGTCCGACTCAACACGGAGAAGTTTTTGTAACGGACGATGGTGCTGAAACAGATCTAGACCTTGGACACTATGAAAGATTCACTTCTTTAACACTTTCAAAACAATCAAACTTTACGACAGGTCAAGTTTACCTAGAGGTAATTGAGAAAGAAAGAGAAGGGAAGTATCTTGGTAAGACGGTTCAAGTTGTTCCTCACATCACGGATGAAATTAAACGTCGTATTCATATTGCAGCAGAGGATGCAGATATTCTAATCGGAGAAATCGGTGGAACTATTGGAGATATTGAATCTCTTCCATATGTTGAATCAATTAGACAATTTGCTCATGACGTTGGACAAGAGAATGTTTTATTCGTTCACCTTGTTTTAATTCCTTATTTATCTGCAGCGGGAGAGTTAAAGTCCAAACCAGCTCAACACTCAGTTAAAGAGCTTCGTTCACAAGGTCTATTCCCACATATTATTATTTGTCGCAGTGATCGTGAGATTGATCAGTCGATTATGGATAAAATCTCACTATTTTGTAACGTACCAAAAGACAATGTATTCCAATCTTTAGACTTGGATTCAATTTATAAAGTACCACTTAACTTCCATTCTCAAGGGCTAGATGAAAAGATCACAAAGATCTTAGGGATTTGGTCTTCATCACCAAAGATTGATGACCTTGAAAAGGTTGCATATAACTTCGATCATCCACTAAGAGAGGTGAAGATTGGTGTTGTTGGAAAGTATACGGAATTAGTAGAGTCGTACAAGTCTCTGGATGAGGCCTTAAGACACGGGGCACTTGCTCATCAGCTAAAGCTTGTTCCTGTATATGTTGACTCGGAAGATATTGAAAAAGAAGGAGCAGATAAGCTTCTTAAAGATGTACAAGGTATTCTTGTACCAGGTGGTTTTGGAGAGCGTGGTACGGAAGGGAAAATTTCGGCCATTCGTTTTGCTCGTGAAAATAAAGTTCCATTCTTTGGAATATGTCTAGGAATGCAGCTTGCAATTATTGAATATGCTAGAAATATTTGTGGATTAACAGATGCTACATCAGAAGAATTTAATGCTGGTGGAGATCTTTTAGTTCACTATATGGAAGGTCAAACTCGCGATGGTGCTAAAGGTGGAAGTATGCGCCTTGGTAGCTATGAGTGTGAGCTTCTTGATGGAAGTCGCGCAAGACAGATGTATGGTGAAAAACTAATTCATGAAAGACACCGCCATCGTCTAGAAGTTAACAACTTCTATGTTGAACAATTAAAAGAGTGTGGTCTTGTTATTAGTGGAAAGAATCCTGAACTTAACCTCGTTGAAACAATTGAGATTAAGGATCATCCTTTCTTCTTTGCGTGTCAGTACCACCCAGAGTTTAAATCGAGGCCATATGCGGCCCACCCAGTATTTAGTGAATTTATTAAAGAGGCAGATAAATATGGAAAATAAAAAATTTGATCTATTCATGGGGACTTGTGTAATCGAGTCTGAACAAATGTGTATGGATGTTTGTGGACGTCT
This window encodes:
- a CDS encoding TolC family protein: MTKTIGFVCAYLFLSSFSYALEQSPEIFIQEASEDKVDENAYRPLDIGTVIEQGMRSYQDNVIRRKNIEILKNRLKDTKEEFWTPNPKINLQLNPQRIGTLKSGNNDLTRLPRTASGSVGLELGEYTLFNWGKDYLNYKNEKESLERQIDRDKETLREFKQELVREYVRLIHAKDLKIIARQYLQRATLVYRMNREKVLQKKITKHEYYQSRSEYLRAQEAYTDAKTNENIASEDMAKRLNDPPGTLYFIKDDYQYEKSTYSRDNAIATARKVSPFILDKKVERNIKNREYEIAVRDNLPLPKITVNFGTYSQIFDGSSVTNDYYTTSVGNSNIDLVASLNASWTIFGDGGLFNRRKLANARLEKEKAMYDLSLTRRKVEEAIVNIFNFLNSAVEHLNIIKSRNDSLKKRMETALYQYTNRKTRYLEYQLAMQDYFDSLTRESIIKFQYLAKRVELAQIVGLENLPDQAFDKAIIKGGGQ
- a CDS encoding 3-deoxy-manno-octulosonate cytidylyltransferase, with translation MNLKALVLIPSRFASTRFPGKPLANIAGKAMVSHVYDGCAGIVENFPGSKVCVVTDNDEIEKMLNESGRNVVRVDDDVPSGSERIFLAYDRFFKDEKYDFVINVQGDEPLIKADLLTELLRIHNSQNFDVATVIKEMSIDNDHEDYLNPNKVKAVFSKEKNICHYFTRSPHPFNRQKTPGLNWYLHIGIYSFKPEVLKNFCSLGESTNEKIECLEQLRLLDNGYTIGAAITDMTLCGVDTPEDIPFVEGVINGK
- a CDS encoding CTP synthase, yielding MANSQKKYIFITGGVTSSLGKGLAAASIASLLERRGIRINMLKMDPYINVDPGTMSPTQHGEVFVTDDGAETDLDLGHYERFTSLTLSKQSNFTTGQVYLEVIEKEREGKYLGKTVQVVPHITDEIKRRIHIAAEDADILIGEIGGTIGDIESLPYVESIRQFAHDVGQENVLFVHLVLIPYLSAAGELKSKPAQHSVKELRSQGLFPHIIICRSDREIDQSIMDKISLFCNVPKDNVFQSLDLDSIYKVPLNFHSQGLDEKITKILGIWSSSPKIDDLEKVAYNFDHPLREVKIGVVGKYTELVESYKSLDEALRHGALAHQLKLVPVYVDSEDIEKEGADKLLKDVQGILVPGGFGERGTEGKISAIRFARENKVPFFGICLGMQLAIIEYARNICGLTDATSEEFNAGGDLLVHYMEGQTRDGAKGGSMRLGSYECELLDGSRARQMYGEKLIHERHRHRLEVNNFYVEQLKECGLVISGKNPELNLVETIEIKDHPFFFACQYHPEFKSRPYAAHPVFSEFIKEADKYGK